The Chanos chanos chromosome 16, fChaCha1.1, whole genome shotgun sequence genome has a window encoding:
- the fgfr4 gene encoding fibroblast growth factor receptor 4 isoform X2, giving the protein MVNVYEVCILVVCLSDSVLGRSVISEEIRTKDLRVSRPILQPGFPENATVFVGGQVKLTCKVHRHANTRLQWFKRDRNRLEPDGSPLLKALTPLLENISKVSIFPLTNISLEDAGEYVCMAENSMGRSMQSAWVKVLSESLSSRSAESLIAPETPTVPLDLNEETTEHLLLEPGDVLKLRCDVDRPGAIHWYKGEVRVQHSPRIQIQPGVMEITDVTYEDSGVYVCVLRGTREALRNFTITVADALGSGDDDEDNGLEDAMAETENDQVYFSRGPYWTHTQRMEKKLYAVPAGNTVKFRCPATGSPLPTIRWLKNGREFRGEHRIGGIKLRHQHWSLVMESVVPSDRGNYTCVVENKYGSIAHSYLLDVLERSPHRPILQAGLPSNTTAVVGGDAQFLCKVYSDAQPHIQWLKHIEMNGSRYGPDGFPYVKIVKTGSLNMSEVEVLYLTNVTMEDAGEYTCLAGNSIGFSHQSAWLTVLTEEEVAKEMDLMETKYTDIIIYASGFLALVMAIVIVVLCRMQVHPSREPFDTLPVQKLSKFPLRRQYSVESNSSGKSSASLMRVARLSSSCSPMLAGVMEFELPYDPDWEFPRENLTLGKPLGEGCFGQVVRADAYGINKDNPDQVCTVAVKMLKDDATDKDLADLISEMELMKVMDKHKNIINLLGVCTQDGPLYVLVEYASKGSLREYLRARRPPGMDYTFDVTKVPEEQLTFKDLLSCAYQVARGMEYLASKRCIHRDLAARNVLVTEDNVMKIADFGLARGVHQIDYYKKTTNGRLPVKWMAPEALFDRVYTHQSDVWSFGVLMWEIFTLGGSPYPGIPVEELFKLLKEGHRMDKPSNCTHELYMMMRECWHAVPTQRPTFKQLVEELDRLLLSISDEYLDLSTPFEQYSPSCEDTSSSCSSDNDSVFTHDALSTDPCLLGYHDVRSRIDMKTNLR; this is encoded by the exons ATGGTGAATGTCTATGAAGTCTGCATTCTCGTCGTCTGCCTGTCGGATTCTGTCCTGGGACGATCGGTCATATCGGAAGAGATCAGGACAAAAG ACCTCAGAGTGTCACGGCCGATCCTTCAGCCAGGCTTTCCTGAGAATGCCACCGTGTTCGTCGGAGGACAGGTAAAGCTCACGTGTAAAGTGCACCGGCATGCCAACACACGCCTGCAGTGGTTCAAGAGGGACAGGAATCGTCTGGAACCCGACGGATCGCCTCTGCTTAAGGCCCTCACG CCACTTCTAGAAAACATCTCTAAAGTCAGTATTTTTCCTCTGACAAACATCTCTTTGGAGGATGCTGGGGAGTATGTCTGCATGGCGGAGAACTCAATGGGACGGTCAATGCAGTCGGCTTGGGTCAAAGTCTTATCAG AGTCCCTCTCCTCTCGCTCAGCAGAGTCTCTCATTGCACCAGAAACTCCAACAG tTCCTTTGGACTTGAACGAGGAGACAACTGAGCACCTGCTCCTGGAGCCTGGTGACGTTCTAAAGCTGCGTTGTGATGTGGATCGGCCAGGGGCCATTCACTGGTATAAGGGGGAGGTGCGGGTTCAGCACAGCCCTCGCATCCAGATCCAGCCGGGCGTCATGGAGATAACCGACGTGACTTACGAAGATTCGGGAGTGTACGTCTGCGTGCTACGTGGCACCAGGGAGGCTCTTCGCAACTTTACCATAACAGTAGCAG ATGCTCTAGGATCAGGCGATGATGATGAGGACAATGGTTTAGAGGATGCTATGGCAGAAACCGAGAATGACCAGGTTTACTTCTCCAGAG GGCCTTACTGGACCCATACCCAGCGAATGGAGAAAAAGCTATATGCTGTTCCAGCCGGAAACACGGTAAAGTTCCGTTGTCCCGCGACAGGAAGCCCCCTTCCCACAATCCGTTGGCTGAAAAATGGTCGGGAATTCCGGGGGGAACATCGTATTGGAGGCATTAAG CTGCGACACCAACACTGGAGCCTAGTGATGGAGAGCGTGGTACCCTCCGACCGTGGGAACTACACATGCGTGGTGGAAAACAAATACGGCTCTATCGCACACAGTTACCTCCTGGACGTGCTGG AGCGATCCCCACACAGACCCATCTTGCAGGCAGGCCTGCCTTCCAACACCACTGCTGTTGTGGGTGGAGATGCACAGTTTCTCTGTAAAGTTTACAGCGATGCCCAACCCCACATCCAATGGCTGAAGCACATTGAAATGAACGGCAGCCGTTACGGACCCGATGGATTCCCTTACGTCAAGATTGTTAAG ACGGGCAGCTTAAACATGTCCGAAGTGGAGGTCCTGTATCTGACCAATGTCACAATGGAGGACGCAGGGGAGTACACCTGCCTTGCTGGAAACTCCATTGGATTCTCTCATCAGTCCGCTTGGCTCACTGTCCTTACAG AGGAAGAAGTGGCCAAGGAGATGGACCTGATGGAGACCAAGTACACTGACATCATCATCTATGCCTCTGGCTTCCTCGCATTGGTGATGGCCATTGTGATCGTGGTCCTTTGCCGAATGCAAGTCCACCCCAGCAGGGAACCTTTCGACACTCTGCCCGTGCAGAAACTTTCCAAATTTCCTCTCCGCAGACAG TATTCGGTGGAGTCCAATTCCTCTGGGAAGTCCAGTGCCTCACTTATGAGGGTGGCTCGTCTCTCCTCCAGCTGCTCTCCAATGCTAGCTGGAGTCATGGAGTTTGAACTTCCTTACGATCCGGACTGGGAATTTCCGAGGGAGAA tttgaCTTTAGGAAAACCGCTCGGTGAAGGCTGCTTTGGTCAAGTGGTGAGAGCAGATGCGTACGGCATCAACAAGGACAACCCAGACCAGGTCTGCACTGTGGCCGTCAAGATGCTGAAGG ATGATGCCACTGATAAGGACCTGGCTGACCTCATCTCAGAGATGGAGCTGATGAAGGTGATGGACAAGCACAAAAACATCATAAACCTTCTGGGCGTTTGCACACAAGACG GCCCCCTTTACGTACTAGTGGAGTATGCCTCAAAGGGCAGCCTGCGCGAGTACTTGCGAGCGCGCCGGCCTCCGGGAATGGACTACACTTTCGACGTCACCAAAGTCCCAGAGGAGCAGCTTACGTTCAAGGACCTGCTTTCTTGCGCGTACCAAGTAGCCCGAGGCATGGAGTACCTAGCCTCCAAAAGA TGCATCCACAGAGACCTAGCAGCACGGAATGTTCTAGTGACAGAAGACAACGTCATGAAAATTGCTGATTTTGGTTTGGCCAGAGGGGTACATCAGATTGACTACTACAAGAAAACAACTAAT GGACGCCTGCCAGTGAAGTGGATGGCACCAGAAGCTTTGTTTGACAGAGTCTACACACATCAGAGCGACGT TTGGTCTTTTGGAGTCTTGATGTGGGAGATCTTTACGCTGGGTGGTTCGCCGTACCCCGGGATTCCCGTGGAGGAGCTCTTTAAGCTGTTGAAAGAGGGTCATCGCATGGACAAACCCTCCAACTGCACTCACGAACT GTACATGATGATGAGAGAGTGCTGGCACGCAGTACCAACTCAAAGGCCGACCTTCAAACAACTGGTGGAGGAACTTGATAGGTTGCTGCTGTCCATTTCAGATGAG TACTTGGACCTCTCCACACCTTTCGAACAGTACTCCCCGTCGTGTGAGGACACGTCTAGCTCCTGCTCGTCGGACAACGATTCTGTGTTTACCCACGATGCTTTGTCCACTGACCCCTGTCTCCTTGGTTACCACGACGTACGTTCCAGGATAGACATGAAGACAAATCTGCGATAG
- the fgfr4 gene encoding fibroblast growth factor receptor 4 isoform X1: MVNVYEVCILVVCLSDSVLGRSVISEEIRTKDLRVSRPILQPGFPENATVFVGGQVKLTCKVHRHANTRLQWFKRDRNRLEPDGSPLLKALTPLLENISKVSIFPLTNISLEDAGEYVCMAENSMGRSMQSAWVKVLSESLSSRSAESLIAPETPTEVPLDLNEETTEHLLLEPGDVLKLRCDVDRPGAIHWYKGEVRVQHSPRIQIQPGVMEITDVTYEDSGVYVCVLRGTREALRNFTITVADALGSGDDDEDNGLEDAMAETENDQVYFSRGPYWTHTQRMEKKLYAVPAGNTVKFRCPATGSPLPTIRWLKNGREFRGEHRIGGIKLRHQHWSLVMESVVPSDRGNYTCVVENKYGSIAHSYLLDVLERSPHRPILQAGLPSNTTAVVGGDAQFLCKVYSDAQPHIQWLKHIEMNGSRYGPDGFPYVKIVKTGSLNMSEVEVLYLTNVTMEDAGEYTCLAGNSIGFSHQSAWLTVLTEEEVAKEMDLMETKYTDIIIYASGFLALVMAIVIVVLCRMQVHPSREPFDTLPVQKLSKFPLRRQYSVESNSSGKSSASLMRVARLSSSCSPMLAGVMEFELPYDPDWEFPRENLTLGKPLGEGCFGQVVRADAYGINKDNPDQVCTVAVKMLKDDATDKDLADLISEMELMKVMDKHKNIINLLGVCTQDGPLYVLVEYASKGSLREYLRARRPPGMDYTFDVTKVPEEQLTFKDLLSCAYQVARGMEYLASKRCIHRDLAARNVLVTEDNVMKIADFGLARGVHQIDYYKKTTNGRLPVKWMAPEALFDRVYTHQSDVWSFGVLMWEIFTLGGSPYPGIPVEELFKLLKEGHRMDKPSNCTHELYMMMRECWHAVPTQRPTFKQLVEELDRLLLSISDEYLDLSTPFEQYSPSCEDTSSSCSSDNDSVFTHDALSTDPCLLGYHDVRSRIDMKTNLR; the protein is encoded by the exons ATGGTGAATGTCTATGAAGTCTGCATTCTCGTCGTCTGCCTGTCGGATTCTGTCCTGGGACGATCGGTCATATCGGAAGAGATCAGGACAAAAG ACCTCAGAGTGTCACGGCCGATCCTTCAGCCAGGCTTTCCTGAGAATGCCACCGTGTTCGTCGGAGGACAGGTAAAGCTCACGTGTAAAGTGCACCGGCATGCCAACACACGCCTGCAGTGGTTCAAGAGGGACAGGAATCGTCTGGAACCCGACGGATCGCCTCTGCTTAAGGCCCTCACG CCACTTCTAGAAAACATCTCTAAAGTCAGTATTTTTCCTCTGACAAACATCTCTTTGGAGGATGCTGGGGAGTATGTCTGCATGGCGGAGAACTCAATGGGACGGTCAATGCAGTCGGCTTGGGTCAAAGTCTTATCAG AGTCCCTCTCCTCTCGCTCAGCAGAGTCTCTCATTGCACCAGAAACTCCAACAG aagtTCCTTTGGACTTGAACGAGGAGACAACTGAGCACCTGCTCCTGGAGCCTGGTGACGTTCTAAAGCTGCGTTGTGATGTGGATCGGCCAGGGGCCATTCACTGGTATAAGGGGGAGGTGCGGGTTCAGCACAGCCCTCGCATCCAGATCCAGCCGGGCGTCATGGAGATAACCGACGTGACTTACGAAGATTCGGGAGTGTACGTCTGCGTGCTACGTGGCACCAGGGAGGCTCTTCGCAACTTTACCATAACAGTAGCAG ATGCTCTAGGATCAGGCGATGATGATGAGGACAATGGTTTAGAGGATGCTATGGCAGAAACCGAGAATGACCAGGTTTACTTCTCCAGAG GGCCTTACTGGACCCATACCCAGCGAATGGAGAAAAAGCTATATGCTGTTCCAGCCGGAAACACGGTAAAGTTCCGTTGTCCCGCGACAGGAAGCCCCCTTCCCACAATCCGTTGGCTGAAAAATGGTCGGGAATTCCGGGGGGAACATCGTATTGGAGGCATTAAG CTGCGACACCAACACTGGAGCCTAGTGATGGAGAGCGTGGTACCCTCCGACCGTGGGAACTACACATGCGTGGTGGAAAACAAATACGGCTCTATCGCACACAGTTACCTCCTGGACGTGCTGG AGCGATCCCCACACAGACCCATCTTGCAGGCAGGCCTGCCTTCCAACACCACTGCTGTTGTGGGTGGAGATGCACAGTTTCTCTGTAAAGTTTACAGCGATGCCCAACCCCACATCCAATGGCTGAAGCACATTGAAATGAACGGCAGCCGTTACGGACCCGATGGATTCCCTTACGTCAAGATTGTTAAG ACGGGCAGCTTAAACATGTCCGAAGTGGAGGTCCTGTATCTGACCAATGTCACAATGGAGGACGCAGGGGAGTACACCTGCCTTGCTGGAAACTCCATTGGATTCTCTCATCAGTCCGCTTGGCTCACTGTCCTTACAG AGGAAGAAGTGGCCAAGGAGATGGACCTGATGGAGACCAAGTACACTGACATCATCATCTATGCCTCTGGCTTCCTCGCATTGGTGATGGCCATTGTGATCGTGGTCCTTTGCCGAATGCAAGTCCACCCCAGCAGGGAACCTTTCGACACTCTGCCCGTGCAGAAACTTTCCAAATTTCCTCTCCGCAGACAG TATTCGGTGGAGTCCAATTCCTCTGGGAAGTCCAGTGCCTCACTTATGAGGGTGGCTCGTCTCTCCTCCAGCTGCTCTCCAATGCTAGCTGGAGTCATGGAGTTTGAACTTCCTTACGATCCGGACTGGGAATTTCCGAGGGAGAA tttgaCTTTAGGAAAACCGCTCGGTGAAGGCTGCTTTGGTCAAGTGGTGAGAGCAGATGCGTACGGCATCAACAAGGACAACCCAGACCAGGTCTGCACTGTGGCCGTCAAGATGCTGAAGG ATGATGCCACTGATAAGGACCTGGCTGACCTCATCTCAGAGATGGAGCTGATGAAGGTGATGGACAAGCACAAAAACATCATAAACCTTCTGGGCGTTTGCACACAAGACG GCCCCCTTTACGTACTAGTGGAGTATGCCTCAAAGGGCAGCCTGCGCGAGTACTTGCGAGCGCGCCGGCCTCCGGGAATGGACTACACTTTCGACGTCACCAAAGTCCCAGAGGAGCAGCTTACGTTCAAGGACCTGCTTTCTTGCGCGTACCAAGTAGCCCGAGGCATGGAGTACCTAGCCTCCAAAAGA TGCATCCACAGAGACCTAGCAGCACGGAATGTTCTAGTGACAGAAGACAACGTCATGAAAATTGCTGATTTTGGTTTGGCCAGAGGGGTACATCAGATTGACTACTACAAGAAAACAACTAAT GGACGCCTGCCAGTGAAGTGGATGGCACCAGAAGCTTTGTTTGACAGAGTCTACACACATCAGAGCGACGT TTGGTCTTTTGGAGTCTTGATGTGGGAGATCTTTACGCTGGGTGGTTCGCCGTACCCCGGGATTCCCGTGGAGGAGCTCTTTAAGCTGTTGAAAGAGGGTCATCGCATGGACAAACCCTCCAACTGCACTCACGAACT GTACATGATGATGAGAGAGTGCTGGCACGCAGTACCAACTCAAAGGCCGACCTTCAAACAACTGGTGGAGGAACTTGATAGGTTGCTGCTGTCCATTTCAGATGAG TACTTGGACCTCTCCACACCTTTCGAACAGTACTCCCCGTCGTGTGAGGACACGTCTAGCTCCTGCTCGTCGGACAACGATTCTGTGTTTACCCACGATGCTTTGTCCACTGACCCCTGTCTCCTTGGTTACCACGACGTACGTTCCAGGATAGACATGAAGACAAATCTGCGATAG